CGCGTATGTGGCGCAAGCGATCGCCAAGGGTGCGGCGGCGGTGATCATCGACGACCCGCAAGCACGCGTCCCCGGCACGGCGACGCTCTTGGTACCCGACACGCTGCGAGCCTACATGGCGCTGGCCGGCGCGGCGCGAGCGGCCTTTCGTGGAAGCGTGCTGGCGATCACGGGAAGCACCGGCAAGACGACGACCAAAGTGCTGGCCGCGCAATTGTTGGCCGCACGATTCGGCGAACGCGTGCTCGCCTCGCCGGCCAACGAAAACAACGAAATCGGCGTGAGCAAGTTGCTGCTGGCGGCCTCGAACGAAGAGCACGACGTGCTCGTCGTGGAGATGGGCGCGCGTAACTACGGCGATATCGCCGCGTTGGTGGCGATCGCGCGGCCGCACGTCGGCATCCTCACCAACGTCGGCGAAGCCCACTTGGAAATCATGGGGTCGCGCGAGCGCTTGGCCGAAACGAAATGGGCGATCTTTGGCGAAGGCGCGCGCGCCGTGCTGAATCTGGACGATGCCGTCGCCCGCGAGCGAGCCTCGTCGCTCCCGCGGGATGCGCACTGGTTCGCGGCGCTCGATACCGACGCGGCGCTCGAGTTTCCGGGACGTTCGACCACGCTGGTCGGGCGCACGCTCCTGCGCGAACGCGATGGGCAACGCGTACGCGATTACGATATCGACGTGCTACTGCCCGGCAAGCATAATCGGTACAACCTTGCGGCCGCGCTCGCCGCGGCATGCGAACTCGGGGTTGAGGTTGAGGCCATGCTCCCGCTCGTGCCGGGCCTGCATCTTCCGCCCGGCCGCTTTGAATCGGTCCTGCTGCGCAACGGCGTGCGCGTGATCTACGATGCGTACAATGCGAACGCGAGCGGAATGATGGCAGCGCTCGATGCGTTCGCGCAGGAACCGGGCGCCACGCATATCGCCGTGCTTGCCAGCATGGCGGAGCTAGGGAGTGAAGCGCCCGCGTTGCACGAGCGCGTCGGCGCGCATGCCGCGGCGGCGAACGTCGATTGGTTGCTTGCCGGCGGCGAGTACGCGCAGGAGTTGGTGCGCGGCGCACGCGACGCAGGGCTCTCCTGGGAGCGCATCGCCACGTTCGCGACGAATGATGACGCGGTGCGATGGCTACGAGAGCGCTCGCGCACCGGCGACGTGGTGTTGCTCAAAGGTTCGCGCAAGTACAAGTTAGAGGAAGTCTTACAGGGGTTGCAGGTATGAGCCGCCCTCTGTTGGTCGCACGCTCCGAAGTCCCCGCCGGGCTGGTCGCGCTCCCGGTGCGCACGCAACTCGTGCGCTCGGGCGACGATTTGATCGGCATCGTCGAGCGTGCCGTCGAAGGCATCGCGCGCCCCGGCGATGTGATCGCGATTTCCGAGACGGCGGTCGCCATCGCGCAGGGCGCGTTCGTTCCGGCGGAATTCGTGCGGCCCTCGAAGCTCGCGTACGTGCTCGCGCGGCGCGCGGGCGCGCTCGCAACGGTCAACCAGCCGGAGTCGCTGCAATTGGTTATCGACGAAGTCGGCCAATGGCGCGTCCTCTATGCGGCGGTCGCTCACGTCCTCGGGCGCCTGCGCGGCAAACGCGGCGTCTTCTACGAAGTGATGGGCGAAGCGATTACGGCCATCGACGGATATACCGGTACGCTGCCGCCGTTCGAGCGCGCCATCGTGCTGGCCCCGCGCGAACCGGACGCGTTCGCGCAATCGGTCCTCGAACGCACCGGCATCGGCTGCGTCGTCGTCGATGCCAACGATTTGGAGAAGGCGAAAATTCTGGGCGCGTCGCTCGACGTCCGGCGTACCGTCGTCGAGAACGCCTTGCTCGATAACCCGCACGGCAACGCCGACGAACAAACGCCGATCGTCGTGCTCAAATGGCGTGGCGCCGGCGCGAACCCGCTGTACGAGGCGGCGCCATGACGATTCCGTGGATGCTCGTCTCGCTCGCCGTGGGGTTTCTGATTGCGGCGTTCGGCGGCGCGGCGCTGCTGGCGGCGCTGCGCCGGCTGCAGTTCAACCAGCGCGCCTACGAAGACGCGCCGGAGACGCATCAAGGAAAGACCGGCACGCCCACCATGGGCGGCATCCTCTTCATCGTTGCGCTCTTACCAATGCTCGCAGGGGTGAAAATCCCATTTGCCCTGGAACTGTTTCTGCTCGTCTTGGCTTGCGGCGCCGTGGGATTTATCGACGACTATCTGGGCATCCGCTTCGGACGCAACCGCGGGCTGCGCGCGCGCACGAAGTACCTGGCGACGGCGCTCATCGCGATCGTGTTCTTGCGCGCGCTCTCGGAATCGTACGATTTCTTTCCGCGCGACGTGCTCTTTCACGCGGGCACCTACTCGCTGGTCGCGCCGCATTGGCTGTGGTTGCTGCTCGGCATCCTTGCGGTAACCGGGACGATTCACGCGGTCAATCTCACCGACGGTTTGGATGGCTTGGCAACCGGCACCATGTTGCCGCCGCTCGCGGTCCTCACCGTCGTCGGCTTCGAACTTGGGCTGCGCGCGCCGACGGAAGCGGCGTTGCTCGGCATCGGCGCGGGTTGCGGCTTTCTCATCTACAATCGCTACAAGGCGCGCATGTTCATGGGCGATACGGGGTCGCTGGCCCTGGGAGCGCTGCTCTCGGGTATCGCGATCGTGGAAGGCGAGATGCTGCTGCTGCTCCTGATCGGCGGCGTTTTCGTCGCGGAGGCGCTCTCGGTGATCGTGCAAGTGCTGTATTTCAAGGCCAGCGGCGGCAAGCGGATCTTTCGCATGAGCCCGCTCCACCATCATTTCGAGCTCGGCGGATGGGCTGAAACCAAGGTGACCGCGCGCTTTTGGATCGCGTCGTTCCTCTTGTCCGTCGTCGCGCTGGCGGTGGTGCGATGAGCGCGCTCGGAACCTTTGGCGCGTCGGAGCGCGTGCTGATTATCGGCATCGGGAAGAGCGGCCTTGCGAGCGCGCGGGTGCTGCGCGAGCGCGGCGCGAGCGTGCACGCGACCGACGAAAAACCGGCCGCCGAGCTCGCCGATGCCATCGCGCGGATCGAAGGCGCGGGCGCGCAGTTTGTCGCAGCCGGCGCGCTCGCACCGTTGCTGCCGTCGTTCACCGCCGCCGTGCTCTCGCCGGGCGTCCCGCTCACCTCGCCGGTCGTACGCGCGGTGCAAGCCGCGAACGTTCCGGTATTCAGCGAAATCGAAGTGGCCTACCGGCTCTGCCGCGCGCCGATGATTGCGGTAACGGGGACGAAGGGCAAATCCACCACGACCGCGCTGATCGGCCACTTGCTGCGTGCCTGCGGCCTGCGCGTGCGCGTGGGCGGAAACATCGGCAACCCGTTGATCGCCGAGGTCGTCGATGCCGCACCCGACGAGTGGGTGATAGCCGAGGTCTCGTCGTTCCAGTTGGAAACGATCCGCTCGTTCAAGCCGCGCGTCGCGGTGCTGCTCAACCTCGCGCCCGATCACCTCGACCGCTATTTCTCGATGGATGAATATGCCGAAGCGAAGTTTCGCATCTTCGCCAACCAGTCGCGGACGGATACGTTCGTCGGCAACTTGGACGACGAGCGCATCGCGGCGTTGCAGAACTCCGCGACCGAATCGCGGTTGCAAGCCCGGCCGCTGTGGTTCACGCTGGGAGAACGCCGCGACCCCGCAACGATGTACTGCCACGGCGATGCGGTGGTGTACGCGCCGATCGCCGGCGACCCGCGCCCCATCGTTGCAATCGAGCGCGGCGAAATTCCGCTCGCGGGCGAACACAACGTGCAGAACGTGATGGCGGCGATGCTGGCGGCGTTGGCGATCGGCTGCGATATACGCGCGTTGCGCGAGGGCGTCAAAACCTTCCGGGCGATGCCGCACCGGCTCGAACCCGTAGCCGAAGTGGACGGCGTGCTCTACGTCGACGATTCCAAATCCACCAATCCCGGCTCGGTCGTCGCGGCATTGCATGCCTACGATCGGCCCGTGGTGTTGATTGCGGGCGGGCGTTCGAAAGGCACGGATTTTGCCGAAATGGGCGCCGAGATTCGCCGGTGCGCCAAGGCACTCGTAGCGATCGGCGAGGCGGCGGACGAGATTGCGGCCGGCGCACAAGGCGTCCCGACCGAGCGCGCCGCGACGATGATTGCCGCGGTCGCGCGTGCCGCGGAGCTCGCGCAGCCGGGCGACGTGGTGATACTCTCGCCCGGCTGCGCGTCGTTCGATATGTTTCGTTCGGCCGAGGATCGCGGCGACCAATTCAGCCGCGCGGTAAGAGCGCTCAAGGAGCACGCCGATGCGTAACGCCGCGCGCGTTCAGCCGCGTTCCGCGCGCGAGCAACGCACGACGACAACCTCGCGCCCGTACATCGCGACGCCGCCGGATACGCTCCTCTTTCTCGCCGTGGTGGCGCTGGTGGGTATCGGCCTGGTTATGATCTACTCCGCATCGAGCGCGACCGCGTACGCGCAGAACGGGGATACGGCCTATTTCGTCAAGCGCCAATTCGTATGGCTCGTCGTGGGTGCGGCCGTCGCGTATGGCGCCTATCGCATCGATTACCACAAACTCAAGAGCGCGGCGCCGTACATTTTGGTGGCCTCGATCTTGAGCCTGTTGCTGGTATTGGTGCCGCACGTCGGGCTCGTCGTCAACGGAGCGCGGCGTTGGATCGGCATTCATTCGCTCAGCTTCCAGCCCTCGGAATTTGCGAAGCTCGCGCTGGTCGTTTACCTGGCCGCGATGCTGGCGCAGCGAGGCGAACGCATCGTATCGCTTGCCAAGGGGCTGATTCCGCTCTGCATTCCGGTGGCGATCATGTCGGTGCTGATCCTCAAAGAGCCGGATATGGGCACTGCCAGCTTGCTCGCGATGATCGCGTTTGCGATGTTCTTTGCGGCGGGAGCGCGCATCGCGCACCTGTTCGCGATTTTTCTCGCGACGGTACCGCCGGTGGTGCTAACGATCCTTGCCAGCCCGTATAAGCGCGCGCGCATCTTCGCGTTCATCGACCCGTGGCGCGACCCGCTCAACACCGGTTTTCACATCGTGCAGTCGTTGCTCGCGCTCGGGAGCGGCGGCCTGTTCGGCGTCGGCTTAGGCGCCTCGCGTGCGAAATTCTTCTACCTGCCCGAGCAATACACCGATTTTATTTTCTCCGTTTTGGGCGAGGAGCTGGGGTTGCTCGGCGCGCTCGCCGTCGTCGCGCTCTTTCTGCTCTTCGCCTACCGCGCGATTCGCATTGCGATTGCCGCGTCCGATCGCTTCGGCTTCTTTCTCGCGGCGGGCTGCACGGCCCTGATCGTGATTCAAGCCTTCATCAATATCGGCGTCGTCACGTCGTCGTGGCCGGTAACCGGCGTGCCGCTCCCGTTTATTTCGTTCGGCGGAAGTTCGCTGATCGTCAATCTGGTCGCCGTCGCACTCATCGCGAACGTCGGCCGCCACCGCCGCGTCAGCGCTGAATGAACGCGCGTGACGGCGCGGTGGTGTTTGCGGGCGGCGGAACCGGCGGGCATCTCTATCCCGCGATCGCCATCGCGCAGGCGTTGGGGTCGCCGGATCGCATCGCTTTCATCGGAACGGCCGATCGGCTCGAGGCCACGATCGTTCCCGAGGCCGGCTACCGCCTCTATACCGTGCGTAGCCGTCCGCTCACGCGCAAACTCTCGTTCGAACTCCTGCGCACGCTCGTCGCGAACGCGCGCGGGGCGTGGCAGAGCGCTTTTTTACTCGCTCGTTTAAAGCCGCGCCTCGTGATCGCGACCGGCGGCTACGTCTGTTTCCCCGTCGTACTCGCGGCGCGGTGGTTGCATATCGTGCGGAGGCTTCACGCGCCGATCGCGCTGCTCGAACCCAACGCTCGCCCGGGGCTGACCAACCGGTTGCTGGCTCCGCTGGTCGACGAAGTGTGGGGTGCCTTTCGCGAGGCCGACCCGCGCTTTGCGGGCAAGTACGTGCATACCGGCATCCCGGTGCGGGCTTCGCTCGCGCGGCTGCCGCAGCGCGAGGCGGCGCTGGCGCGCCTCGGGCTCTCGCCCGAACGCAAAACGCTGCTGGCGATGGGCGGCAGCCAAGGAGCCCGCTCGATCAACGACGCGCTCGCCGGCCTGATTGCGAGGCACGCGCTTCCGTCGGGGTGGCAACTGATCCACGTGACGGGCGAGCGCGAGTACGATCGCGTTCGCACCGCGCTCGGCGCCGACGCGGGCCCGGCGGTGCGCCCCTACCTGAACGACGTTGCCGATGCATACGCCGCGGCCGACCTCGTGCTCGCGCGTGCGGGCGCGTCGACGCTCGGCGAGCTCATGGCCGTCGGGCTTCCTTCCATCCTCGTACCGTATCCGCACGCTGCCGACGACCATCAAACGCGCAACGCGGAAGTCTTCGCAGAGGCCGGCGCCGCCATCCTGATGACCGATCGGGAACTGGCCGCCGGGCAGCTTGCGGCGACGCTCGAGCGCGCGATCGTGCCCGAACGCTTGCATGCGATGCGCGCCGCCGCGCTGGGCTTGCAAAATGGTTCGCCGATTGCGACGATTCTCGCCCGGATAGATGCGCTCGCGGCGCGAAAGACGCTCGGGTAATGGGGACGGCGAGCTGGCATTTTATCGGTATTGGCGGGATCGGCATGAGCGCGATCGCGCGCATTCTATTGGCGCGCGGCCAGAGCGTGAGCGGATCCGATATGAAGGCTACCCCGCTGCTCGAACAACTGCGCCAAGAGGGCGCGCTCGTAACCATCGGGCACGACGCGCAAAATATCGCCGGCGCGACCACCGTCATCGTCAGCTCGGCGATCGATCGTCGCAACGCGGAGTACGTCGCGGCGCAGCGTTCGGGCGTCCCGATCCTGCACCGCGGCGAGATGCTCGCGCAGCTCGTGCGCGAACGGCGCGGCATCGCGATCTGCGGTACGCACGGGAAGACCACGACGACCGCGATGGCGCACGCGGTGCTGCGGGCCGGCGGAATCGACGCGAGCTTAGTGCTCGGCGGGATCGACGGCGCGCTCGGCACGAACGCGCACGACGGGGCGTCACCTTGGTTCGTCACCGAGGCCGACGAATCGGACGGATCGTTCGCGTTGCTCGAACCGGCGATGGCCGTCCTCAATAACATCGAAAACGATCACTTGCAGAGCGACGACGAGTTGCCGCATTTGGTGCGCGCCTTCGAAGCCTTTCTTGCGAAATTGCCCGATGACGGCACCGCCATCGTCGGCGTCGATAACGCCCTCACCGCTTCGCTGGTTGAAAGCGCACGTCGCTCGCGAACGGTCACGTTCGGGTTCGGCCCGCGAGCCGACGTGCGCGCGGTGAACTTACGGTTCGACGGCTTGGGCGTGACGTTCGATGCGATCGTGCGTGGCGTATGCCTGGGCACGATCGAGATGCAAGTCCCCGGCGAAATCAACGTGCAAAACGCGCTCGCGGCCATCGCGGTGGCGCGCGAACTCGAAGTGCCGTTCCCGCGCATCGCCGACGGGTTGCGCGCGTTTCGCGGGGTTCGGCGACGCTTCGATATTTTGGCTCGGAGCGATCGCATGATGGTAGTGGACGACTACGCGCACCACCCGACCGCGGTCCGCGCGACGATCGCGGCCGCGCGGCAGTACCACCGCGGCCCGGTCGTTGTCGCGTTCCAACCGCATCGTTATTCGCGCACGGCGTTTCTGGCGCGCGATTTCGCGGATTCGCTGCGCGGGGCCGACCGCGTCTATCTCGCGCCGATCTACGCCGCATCCGAGGCGCCGATCCCGGGCGTGAGCGAACGCTCGATCGGAGAGTTGCTTGGAGCGCTGGGAACGCGCGTGAGCTACGTCGCGCGCGTCGACGATTTGGAGGAGCGCATCTTCGACGAAGCGCCTCCCGGTTCGCTCGTGCTCATGCTCGGGGCCGGCAACATCACCGAAATCGCGGCCCGTCTAGCACAGCGCGTTAACGGCGTGGGCGCACCGGCATGAGCGCGACCACCGCTTCGGCCACGGCCAGCCTGCTCGAGGACGGCGATCGCCAAGCGTTGCAAGCGATATTAGGCGACCGCGTGCGCTTCGACGAATCGCTCGCGCCGTTCACTTCGTGGAAAATCGGCGGCCCTGCCGATGCGTTGGTGCATTGCCACAGCGAGAACGACGTGGCGGCGGTGATGCGCCTGTGCTTCAGGCGCAAACTCCCGTGGTTCGTGCTCGGGAGCGGCAGCAATCTCTTGGTCGGCGACGGCGGCATACGCGGTATCGTCATTCGGCTCGGCGGTGCGTTCGCCGACGTCGCGGTACGCACCGAAGCCGATACCGTATTGGTGGAAGCGGGAGCGTCGGCCGGCATGGCCGCGATGACCGCAAAAGCCGCTTCGGCGGGCGCGCTGGGCATCGGCTCGCTGGCCGGCATTCCCGGCACCGCCGGTGGTTCGCTCCGCATGAACGCGGGCACCGATCGTGAGATGGGCGATTTCGTCCGCGACGTGTGGGTGCAATCGCCCAGCCGGCCCGAACCGCATGCGGTGTCGGTGCAGTATTACTATCGCCACACCACGCTCGCGCGCGACGCGATCGTTTCGCGCGTGACGCTGTGCTTCGAGCGCGGCGACGTCGCGACGGTGCGCGAAGAGATGCAGCAACGCTTGGTGCGGCGCAAGAGCACGCAGCCGATCGCGCTCCCGAACGCGGGATCGTGCTTCCGCAATCCGCCCGACGATAAAGCGGCCCGGCTCATCGAGGCGGCGGGCGCCAAGGGGTGGCGCGCCGGTGGTGCGGAAGTATCCCCCCTCCACGCAAATTTCATCAACAACACCGGTGGCGCGAGCGCGAAGGACGTAGCGACGTTGCTGGCTCGCATACGGCGTGCCGTCAACGATCGATTCGGCGTAGAGTTACAATTGGAAGTGCACCTAGTAGGGGTTTTTGTGGATCGTGAAGAGGAGTAAGGCGCGATATGGGTTACGATAGCGCGAACGTGAAGATCCGCGAAGCCAAAGTGGCGGTCGTTATGGGCGGCTCGAGTTCGGAGCGCGAAGTTTCGATCCAGAGCGGGTCGGGCGTGATGCGCGCGCTGCTGTCGCTCGGATACGAGGCGCACTCGCTGGACTACGACGCGCGCTTCATCGACGCGCTGCGCGAAATCAAACCCGACGTGGTCTTCAACGCTTTGC
Above is a genomic segment from Candidatus Dormiibacterota bacterium containing:
- the murF gene encoding UDP-N-acetylmuramoyl-tripeptide--D-alanyl-D-alanine ligase, with the translated sequence MSLSLDSALSATKAELFDGALAPALLRIVTDTRTIERGDTFLALRGENFDGHAYVAQAIAKGAAAVIIDDPQARVPGTATLLVPDTLRAYMALAGAARAAFRGSVLAITGSTGKTTTKVLAAQLLAARFGERVLASPANENNEIGVSKLLLAASNEEHDVLVVEMGARNYGDIAALVAIARPHVGILTNVGEAHLEIMGSRERLAETKWAIFGEGARAVLNLDDAVARERASSLPRDAHWFAALDTDAALEFPGRSTTLVGRTLLRERDGQRVRDYDIDVLLPGKHNRYNLAAALAAACELGVEVEAMLPLVPGLHLPPGRFESVLLRNGVRVIYDAYNANASGMMAALDAFAQEPGATHIAVLASMAELGSEAPALHERVGAHAAAANVDWLLAGGEYAQELVRGARDAGLSWERIATFATNDDAVRWLRERSRTGDVVLLKGSRKYKLEEVLQGLQV
- a CDS encoding coenzyme F420-0:L-glutamate ligase, producing the protein MSRPLLVARSEVPAGLVALPVRTQLVRSGDDLIGIVERAVEGIARPGDVIAISETAVAIAQGAFVPAEFVRPSKLAYVLARRAGALATVNQPESLQLVIDEVGQWRVLYAAVAHVLGRLRGKRGVFYEVMGEAITAIDGYTGTLPPFERAIVLAPREPDAFAQSVLERTGIGCVVVDANDLEKAKILGASLDVRRTVVENALLDNPHGNADEQTPIVVLKWRGAGANPLYEAAP
- the mraY gene encoding phospho-N-acetylmuramoyl-pentapeptide-transferase; this translates as MTIPWMLVSLAVGFLIAAFGGAALLAALRRLQFNQRAYEDAPETHQGKTGTPTMGGILFIVALLPMLAGVKIPFALELFLLVLACGAVGFIDDYLGIRFGRNRGLRARTKYLATALIAIVFLRALSESYDFFPRDVLFHAGTYSLVAPHWLWLLLGILAVTGTIHAVNLTDGLDGLATGTMLPPLAVLTVVGFELGLRAPTEAALLGIGAGCGFLIYNRYKARMFMGDTGSLALGALLSGIAIVEGEMLLLLLIGGVFVAEALSVIVQVLYFKASGGKRIFRMSPLHHHFELGGWAETKVTARFWIASFLLSVVALAVVR
- the murD gene encoding UDP-N-acetylmuramoyl-L-alanine--D-glutamate ligase, producing the protein MSALGTFGASERVLIIGIGKSGLASARVLRERGASVHATDEKPAAELADAIARIEGAGAQFVAAGALAPLLPSFTAAVLSPGVPLTSPVVRAVQAANVPVFSEIEVAYRLCRAPMIAVTGTKGKSTTTALIGHLLRACGLRVRVGGNIGNPLIAEVVDAAPDEWVIAEVSSFQLETIRSFKPRVAVLLNLAPDHLDRYFSMDEYAEAKFRIFANQSRTDTFVGNLDDERIAALQNSATESRLQARPLWFTLGERRDPATMYCHGDAVVYAPIAGDPRPIVAIERGEIPLAGEHNVQNVMAAMLAALAIGCDIRALREGVKTFRAMPHRLEPVAEVDGVLYVDDSKSTNPGSVVAALHAYDRPVVLIAGGRSKGTDFAEMGAEIRRCAKALVAIGEAADEIAAGAQGVPTERAATMIAAVARAAELAQPGDVVILSPGCASFDMFRSAEDRGDQFSRAVRALKEHADA
- the ftsW gene encoding putative lipid II flippase FtsW; its protein translation is MRNAARVQPRSAREQRTTTTSRPYIATPPDTLLFLAVVALVGIGLVMIYSASSATAYAQNGDTAYFVKRQFVWLVVGAAVAYGAYRIDYHKLKSAAPYILVASILSLLLVLVPHVGLVVNGARRWIGIHSLSFQPSEFAKLALVVYLAAMLAQRGERIVSLAKGLIPLCIPVAIMSVLILKEPDMGTASLLAMIAFAMFFAAGARIAHLFAIFLATVPPVVLTILASPYKRARIFAFIDPWRDPLNTGFHIVQSLLALGSGGLFGVGLGASRAKFFYLPEQYTDFIFSVLGEELGLLGALAVVALFLLFAYRAIRIAIAASDRFGFFLAAGCTALIVIQAFINIGVVTSSWPVTGVPLPFISFGGSSLIVNLVAVALIANVGRHRRVSAE
- the murG gene encoding undecaprenyldiphospho-muramoylpentapeptide beta-N-acetylglucosaminyltransferase, with translation MNARDGAVVFAGGGTGGHLYPAIAIAQALGSPDRIAFIGTADRLEATIVPEAGYRLYTVRSRPLTRKLSFELLRTLVANARGAWQSAFLLARLKPRLVIATGGYVCFPVVLAARWLHIVRRLHAPIALLEPNARPGLTNRLLAPLVDEVWGAFREADPRFAGKYVHTGIPVRASLARLPQREAALARLGLSPERKTLLAMGGSQGARSINDALAGLIARHALPSGWQLIHVTGEREYDRVRTALGADAGPAVRPYLNDVADAYAAADLVLARAGASTLGELMAVGLPSILVPYPHAADDHQTRNAEVFAEAGAAILMTDRELAAGQLAATLERAIVPERLHAMRAAALGLQNGSPIATILARIDALAARKTLG
- the murC gene encoding UDP-N-acetylmuramate--L-alanine ligase is translated as MGTASWHFIGIGGIGMSAIARILLARGQSVSGSDMKATPLLEQLRQEGALVTIGHDAQNIAGATTVIVSSAIDRRNAEYVAAQRSGVPILHRGEMLAQLVRERRGIAICGTHGKTTTTAMAHAVLRAGGIDASLVLGGIDGALGTNAHDGASPWFVTEADESDGSFALLEPAMAVLNNIENDHLQSDDELPHLVRAFEAFLAKLPDDGTAIVGVDNALTASLVESARRSRTVTFGFGPRADVRAVNLRFDGLGVTFDAIVRGVCLGTIEMQVPGEINVQNALAAIAVARELEVPFPRIADGLRAFRGVRRRFDILARSDRMMVVDDYAHHPTAVRATIAAARQYHRGPVVVAFQPHRYSRTAFLARDFADSLRGADRVYLAPIYAASEAPIPGVSERSIGELLGALGTRVSYVARVDDLEERIFDEAPPGSLVLMLGAGNITEIAARLAQRVNGVGAPA
- the murB gene encoding UDP-N-acetylmuramate dehydrogenase; its protein translation is MSATTASATASLLEDGDRQALQAILGDRVRFDESLAPFTSWKIGGPADALVHCHSENDVAAVMRLCFRRKLPWFVLGSGSNLLVGDGGIRGIVIRLGGAFADVAVRTEADTVLVEAGASAGMAAMTAKAASAGALGIGSLAGIPGTAGGSLRMNAGTDREMGDFVRDVWVQSPSRPEPHAVSVQYYYRHTTLARDAIVSRVTLCFERGDVATVREEMQQRLVRRKSTQPIALPNAGSCFRNPPDDKAARLIEAAGAKGWRAGGAEVSPLHANFINNTGGASAKDVATLLARIRRAVNDRFGVELQLEVHLVGVFVDREEE